A section of the Streptomyces sp. CG1 genome encodes:
- a CDS encoding TetR family transcriptional regulator: MSRDSSATKARLLDAAFTEFAAYGIAGARVDRIAETAGVNKRLIYVYFGNKEQLFDEVLRRALTAGAESVPFDVEDLPGYAGAIFDHLVARPDLMRLRLWKLLERPTATGPEAEAFGHKTAEVADAQRRGDLAREMEPADLLTMVLAAAQAWFWAAEGVDPKEAGQSWSAQRLALHRAAVVEAARRISEPRTAGE, translated from the coding sequence ATGTCACGGGACTCCAGCGCCACAAAGGCCCGGCTGCTCGACGCCGCCTTCACCGAATTCGCCGCGTACGGCATCGCCGGTGCCCGAGTGGACCGCATCGCCGAGACCGCGGGGGTGAACAAGCGGCTGATCTACGTCTATTTCGGTAACAAGGAGCAGCTGTTCGACGAGGTCTTGCGGCGTGCGCTGACCGCGGGTGCCGAGTCTGTGCCGTTCGACGTCGAGGACCTGCCCGGATACGCCGGCGCCATCTTCGACCACCTCGTCGCCCGGCCGGATCTGATGCGCCTGCGACTATGGAAACTGCTGGAGCGCCCCACCGCCACCGGACCCGAGGCCGAGGCCTTCGGTCACAAAACGGCCGAAGTGGCCGACGCGCAGCGGCGTGGTGACCTCGCCCGGGAGATGGAGCCTGCCGATCTCCTGACCATGGTTCTCGCCGCCGCCCAGGCGTGGTTCTGGGCCGCCGAGGGCGTCGACCCCAAGGAGGCCGGCCAGTCCTGGTCGGCACAGCGGCTGGCCCTGCACCGCGCGGCGGTTGTTGAGGCCGCCCGCCGTATCAGCGAACCCAGGACCGCCGGCGAGTAG
- a CDS encoding ester cyclase, translating to MATDAEAVVRAAYHAAEGSVLDVQGFRDLFTEDGVFNNVVAAESYRGEHLGDLVVFMGTFAPDVHRELHRFHVMGNTVAVELTIEGTFTGPFETPAGVIQPTGAKLSIPTADFWYVEDGKIKEFNCYVGLSVMLAQLGVQPDFASAVTASSAAAN from the coding sequence ATGGCTACCGACGCAGAAGCTGTGGTCCGGGCGGCATACCACGCGGCCGAGGGCAGCGTCCTGGACGTCCAGGGATTCAGGGACCTTTTCACCGAGGACGGAGTGTTCAACAACGTCGTCGCGGCGGAAAGTTACCGGGGTGAGCACCTCGGTGACCTGGTCGTCTTCATGGGCACGTTCGCGCCCGACGTCCACCGCGAGCTCCACCGGTTCCACGTCATGGGCAACACCGTCGCCGTCGAGCTGACGATCGAGGGCACCTTCACCGGGCCGTTCGAAACGCCCGCCGGGGTCATCCAGCCGACCGGCGCCAAGCTCAGCATCCCGACTGCCGACTTCTGGTACGTCGAAGACGGCAAGATCAAGGAGTTCAACTGCTACGTCGGCCTCAGCGTCATGCTCGCCCAGCTGGGTGTGCAGCCGGACTTCGCCTCCGCCGTCACGGCGTCATCCGCCGCAGCCAACTGA
- a CDS encoding MarR family transcriptional regulator produces MTTGARYDGTLEDGMAHQLRRASQAVNASWQLRSGDLTPPQFAVLHVLDERGSLDQKTLGALAAVDRSTLTPLLDRLVARGLITKSTDPGNRRRQLVSLTPAGRERAALGRQQAQETSRWIEELLGPERLATLTLLLKELGDAGRDQQP; encoded by the coding sequence ATGACGACCGGAGCGCGATACGACGGGACGCTGGAAGACGGCATGGCCCACCAGCTGCGACGCGCCTCGCAGGCAGTGAACGCCTCGTGGCAGCTGCGCAGCGGCGACCTCACGCCCCCGCAGTTCGCGGTGCTTCACGTCCTGGACGAGCGCGGAAGCCTCGACCAGAAGACGCTGGGCGCCCTCGCCGCGGTCGACCGGTCGACGCTCACCCCACTTCTCGACCGGCTCGTGGCCCGCGGCCTGATCACCAAGAGCACGGATCCTGGCAACCGCCGCCGGCAACTGGTCTCCTTGACTCCTGCCGGGCGCGAACGAGCGGCCCTGGGCCGCCAGCAGGCACAGGAGACAAGCCGCTGGATCGAGGAGCTGCTCGGACCCGAGCGGCTCGCGACCCTGACCCTGCTGCTCAAGGAACTCGGAGACGCAGGCCGCGACCAGCAGCCGTAG
- a CDS encoding UbiX family flavin prenyltransferase translates to MTQQNVTVGVTGAGGTGVAKALLASLQRDDRVGHVNLLVSANGRKLVAFEFQTGEDPDSVVQALEATSTKVRFLDPADMSGPVTSGSYPTDAMIILPCAAGVLGRIAHGQTESLIERAADVMLKQRRKLVLCLREAPLNLIHLRNMVAVTEAGATVYPMIPTYYNVPETLAQLRDEFVERVLQFLGLPGTDRYQWDGTDTTARREHTQAR, encoded by the coding sequence GTGACCCAGCAGAATGTGACAGTTGGTGTCACGGGGGCAGGCGGCACCGGAGTGGCCAAAGCCTTGCTCGCCTCACTTCAGAGAGACGACCGGGTCGGCCACGTCAACCTTCTGGTGTCGGCCAACGGGCGCAAGCTGGTGGCTTTCGAATTCCAGACCGGCGAAGATCCGGACTCGGTGGTCCAGGCCCTGGAGGCCACGTCGACGAAAGTCCGCTTCCTCGATCCGGCCGACATGTCAGGACCGGTGACCAGCGGCAGCTACCCCACCGACGCCATGATCATCCTGCCGTGTGCCGCCGGCGTACTCGGACGCATCGCTCACGGCCAGACCGAGAGCCTCATCGAGCGAGCCGCGGACGTGATGCTGAAGCAACGGCGCAAACTCGTCCTCTGTCTCCGGGAAGCACCGCTGAACCTCATCCACCTGCGCAACATGGTCGCCGTCACGGAGGCGGGAGCCACCGTGTACCCGATGATCCCGACGTACTACAACGTGCCGGAGACACTCGCGCAACTGCGGGACGAGTTCGTCGAACGCGTCCTGCAGTTCCTGGGCCTGCCCGGCACCGATCGCTACCAGTGGGACGGCACCGACACCACAGCGCGACGCGAGCACACTCAGGCGCGGTAG
- a CDS encoding UbiD family decarboxylase codes for MSEINDFRSYISELEELGDIQRISRVIDPNLEASAITRRSTENGRPAPFFEHLSGVDEGFRMIGAPGALSSIPGHPLARVSLSLGLPYTTTAAELVEHLREAGTKELLPPRRVAADSAPCKQNILTGDEARLDRFPIPRVHQDDGGPYVNTWGVIIARTPDGRWTNWSISRIMKIDDRHMTGLVLPSQHLGMIWREWEAIGEPMPYALVQGGDPGIAVVGGMTVPTEVDEGAYLGAVLGKPVDVVKCETNDLEVPASAEVVIEGHLSATRDAVEGPFAEFHGWALPETSPQPLFSIEAITYRDEPIWPLAAAGRPVDDSHVAPAAGISAEVVAVLRKAGLPITTAWLPLGAACFWTVITVPQNWRDSLPGMDTARFVHRIGEVLNGTRVGRLSPVVYVLDDDVDPSNDSDLLWALATRVHPSLRQEQWHGPIMPWYPCFTEEELHNGWGAVVVHDALLPAVGSGRVPPATFDGVFPADVRAKVLAAESESAGDTGSAASR; via the coding sequence ATGTCTGAAATCAATGACTTCCGGTCCTACATCTCCGAGCTCGAAGAGCTGGGGGACATTCAACGGATCTCACGCGTGATCGATCCGAACCTGGAAGCGTCAGCCATCACCCGTCGGTCCACCGAGAACGGCAGGCCCGCCCCGTTCTTCGAGCACCTCAGCGGAGTCGACGAGGGGTTCCGCATGATCGGCGCCCCGGGTGCCCTGTCGAGCATTCCCGGGCATCCGCTGGCGCGGGTCTCCCTCTCTCTCGGTCTGCCGTACACGACGACCGCAGCCGAACTGGTCGAACACCTCAGGGAAGCAGGCACCAAGGAACTGCTCCCACCTCGGCGGGTGGCAGCCGACTCGGCGCCCTGCAAGCAGAACATCCTGACGGGTGACGAAGCCCGTCTCGACCGGTTCCCCATTCCACGCGTGCACCAGGACGACGGCGGTCCCTACGTCAACACCTGGGGCGTGATCATCGCCAGGACGCCGGACGGCCGATGGACGAACTGGTCCATCTCCCGGATCATGAAGATCGACGACCGGCACATGACCGGACTGGTGCTTCCGAGCCAGCACCTCGGCATGATCTGGCGCGAGTGGGAGGCCATCGGCGAGCCGATGCCGTACGCCCTCGTGCAGGGAGGCGACCCCGGCATTGCCGTGGTCGGCGGAATGACCGTCCCGACCGAGGTAGACGAGGGCGCATACCTCGGAGCGGTGCTGGGCAAGCCGGTCGACGTCGTGAAGTGCGAGACGAACGATCTGGAAGTGCCCGCCTCCGCCGAGGTCGTCATCGAGGGACACCTGTCCGCGACCCGCGACGCCGTGGAGGGTCCGTTCGCGGAGTTCCACGGCTGGGCACTGCCCGAGACGTCGCCGCAGCCGCTTTTCAGCATCGAGGCGATCACCTACCGGGACGAGCCGATCTGGCCGCTGGCCGCCGCCGGACGGCCCGTCGACGACTCACACGTCGCACCGGCTGCCGGCATCTCCGCAGAGGTCGTCGCGGTCCTGCGGAAGGCGGGACTGCCGATCACGACGGCCTGGCTCCCGCTCGGTGCCGCCTGCTTCTGGACGGTGATCACCGTCCCGCAGAACTGGCGCGACTCGCTACCGGGTATGGACACCGCACGCTTCGTGCACCGCATCGGCGAGGTGCTGAACGGCACCCGGGTCGGCCGGCTCTCCCCGGTCGTCTACGTCCTCGACGACGACGTGGATCCGTCGAACGACTCGGATCTGCTGTGGGCACTGGCCACCAGGGTGCACCCGTCCCTCCGCCAGGAGCAGTGGCACGGCCCGATCATGCCGTGGTACCCGTGCTTCACCGAGGAGGAACTGCACAACGGCTGGGGAGCCGTCGTCGTGCACGACGCCCTGCTCCCGGCGGTGGGAAGCGGACGCGTACCGCCCGCCACCTTCGACGGCGTCTTCCCGGCAGATGTGCGCGCCAAGGTCCTCGCCGCCGAATCCGAGTCGGCAGGCGACACCGGCTCTGCCGCATCGCGCTGA
- a CDS encoding aldo/keto reductase: MEHRALGSQSLIVGVQGLGCMGMSAFYGATDETESLATIDRALELGVTLLDTAESYGPFINEQLLGKALAGRRDTAVVATKTGVEITDDGSVLGLNGRPEYVRRALERSLRHLDTDHIDLYYLHRIDPNVPIEETVGALAELVAEGKVRHIGLCEASAQTIRRAHAVHPLTAVQTEYSLFERGIEQDGVRDTLRELGIGLVAYSPLGRGFLSGAITSPDDFAEDDWRRTDPRFQGENFARNLDVVREVRRIASDKNVTPSQLALAWVQHQGAVAIPGTKRRRYLEENVAATEVTLTSDDIAAIEAVAPHGVVTGDRYAPELMGTLNG, encoded by the coding sequence ATGGAACACCGCGCACTGGGCAGCCAGAGTCTGATCGTCGGCGTGCAAGGCCTCGGCTGCATGGGCATGAGCGCCTTCTACGGCGCCACCGATGAGACCGAGTCGCTGGCCACCATCGACCGCGCGCTGGAACTCGGTGTCACCCTGCTGGACACCGCCGAGAGCTACGGCCCCTTCATCAATGAGCAGCTGCTCGGCAAGGCGCTGGCAGGGCGGCGGGATACCGCGGTGGTCGCCACCAAGACCGGCGTGGAGATCACCGACGACGGCAGCGTGCTCGGCCTCAACGGAAGGCCCGAGTACGTCCGGCGGGCCCTCGAACGCTCGCTGCGGCACCTGGACACCGACCACATCGACCTTTACTACCTGCACCGCATCGACCCCAATGTGCCGATCGAGGAAACCGTCGGCGCCCTGGCCGAGCTGGTCGCCGAGGGCAAGGTGCGGCACATCGGGCTGTGCGAGGCCTCGGCGCAGACCATCCGGCGGGCACACGCCGTGCACCCGCTCACCGCCGTCCAGACCGAGTACTCACTCTTCGAGCGTGGCATCGAACAGGACGGGGTACGCGACACTCTGCGGGAGCTGGGGATCGGCCTGGTCGCCTACTCCCCGCTGGGACGCGGCTTCCTGTCCGGCGCGATCACCAGCCCCGACGACTTCGCCGAGGACGACTGGCGCCGTACCGACCCCCGGTTCCAGGGCGAGAACTTCGCCCGCAACCTGGACGTCGTCCGCGAGGTCCGCCGCATCGCGTCCGACAAGAACGTCACGCCTTCGCAGCTGGCGCTCGCCTGGGTCCAGCACCAGGGCGCCGTGGCCATCCCCGGCACCAAGCGCCGCCGCTACCTCGAGGAGAACGTCGCCGCGACCGAGGTGACTCTGACGTCCGACGACATCGCCGCGATCGAGGCCGTGGCCCCGCACGGCGTCGTCACCGGCGACCGCTACGCACCCGAGCTGATGGGAACGCTCAACGGCTGA
- a CDS encoding SDR family NAD(P)-dependent oxidoreductase, which produces MSVPQTPHTFGASTTAADVIDGVDLHGRRAVVTGASSGIGVETARALAAAGADVTLAVRDTDAGARVVARLEAELPPNSGKLTVGRLDLADRSTVAAFVSAWTGPLHILVGNAGVMALPELTHTPDGRETQFAVNHLGHFALAVGLRPALVAAGGARIVSVSSIGHLFSPVVFDDLDYRFRPYDPWTSYGQSKTANILFAVGAAERWADDGITANALMPGNVGDTSLARHMDMQQVADFIASGAIALPPQKTVEQGAATSVLLAASPRVEGITGRYFEDCAEAEPVAERAGAVAGVAPYALDRENAARLWAVSEDLAR; this is translated from the coding sequence ATGTCCGTGCCTCAGACACCCCACACGTTCGGGGCAAGCACAACCGCCGCCGACGTGATCGACGGCGTCGACCTTCACGGCCGCCGGGCCGTGGTGACCGGAGCCAGTTCCGGAATCGGCGTGGAGACAGCTCGGGCGCTCGCAGCGGCAGGCGCCGACGTCACCTTGGCAGTGCGTGACACTGACGCGGGAGCCCGCGTGGTGGCACGCCTGGAGGCCGAACTGCCCCCGAACTCCGGGAAGTTGACCGTGGGGCGACTCGACCTGGCCGACCGCTCGACGGTCGCGGCGTTCGTGTCCGCCTGGACGGGACCGCTGCACATCCTGGTGGGCAATGCCGGAGTGATGGCCCTGCCGGAACTCACCCACACCCCTGACGGCAGGGAAACCCAGTTCGCCGTCAACCACCTGGGGCACTTCGCCCTCGCCGTCGGCCTCCGCCCGGCTCTCGTGGCAGCGGGCGGCGCTCGGATCGTCTCGGTGAGTTCCATCGGCCACCTCTTCTCACCGGTGGTCTTCGACGACCTGGACTACCGCTTCCGCCCCTACGACCCCTGGACCTCCTACGGTCAGTCGAAGACCGCCAACATCCTGTTCGCCGTCGGCGCCGCGGAACGATGGGCCGACGACGGCATCACCGCCAACGCGCTGATGCCGGGCAACGTCGGCGACACCTCCCTGGCCCGGCACATGGATATGCAGCAGGTGGCAGACTTCATCGCCTCGGGCGCCATCGCGCTGCCGCCGCAGAAGACGGTGGAGCAGGGCGCCGCGACTTCGGTGCTGCTGGCCGCCTCGCCTAGGGTGGAGGGCATCACCGGCCGCTATTTCGAGGACTGTGCCGAGGCCGAGCCAGTCGCCGAGCGGGCCGGTGCGGTCGCCGGTGTCGCGCCCTACGCCCTGGACCGGGAGAACGCGGCCCGGTTGTGGGCCGTGTCCGAGGATCTCGCCCGCTAG
- a CDS encoding non-oxidative hydroxyarylic acid decarboxylases subunit B, protein MSRRVILGMTGATGAVFGVELLRRLREQPDVETHLVLSQWARATIHLETDLSVREVTDLADVTYTWNDQGAAISSGSFRVDGMIVAPCSMKTLAGIRTGYADGLIPRAADVTLKERRPLVLVPRETPLSEIHLENMLALSRMGARIVPPMPAFYSRPKTIDELVEHVVVRVLDQLDIQVPSAQRWDGMPRPSELKGVTN, encoded by the coding sequence GTGTCCCGACGTGTGATCTTGGGGATGACCGGAGCGACCGGCGCCGTCTTCGGTGTCGAACTGCTTCGCCGGCTGCGGGAGCAGCCGGATGTGGAGACTCATCTCGTCCTGTCCCAATGGGCCAGGGCGACCATCCATCTGGAGACCGACCTGTCGGTCCGCGAAGTCACCGACCTGGCCGACGTGACCTATACGTGGAACGACCAAGGGGCGGCAATCTCATCAGGTTCATTCCGCGTGGACGGAATGATTGTCGCGCCGTGCAGCATGAAGACCCTCGCCGGAATCCGAACCGGATATGCCGACGGTCTCATCCCCCGAGCTGCCGACGTCACGCTGAAGGAGCGCCGCCCCTTGGTGCTCGTACCGAGGGAGACCCCGCTCAGCGAGATCCATCTCGAGAACATGCTGGCGCTCTCGCGCATGGGAGCGAGGATCGTGCCGCCGATGCCGGCCTTCTACAGCCGTCCGAAAACCATTGACGAGCTTGTTGAGCATGTCGTTGTCCGAGTACTGGACCAACTGGATATCCAGGTGCCATCGGCGCAGCGCTGGGACGGAATGCCGCGCCCCTCCGAACTGAAAGGCGTAACCAACTGA
- a CDS encoding SDR family oxidoreductase: MDFGLKDRVYIVTGGTRGLGMAAARELVADGARVVVSGRDEKSVAAAQADLGGPGQAVGVVADNADTDTPERLIAAARDAFKRLDGVLISVGGPPAGTSDTIDDDQWRTSFESVFLGAVRLSRAVAAELGDGGVIGFVLSSSVYEPIPGLAISNALRPGLAGYAKNLANELGPRGIRVVGLVPAHIETDRVRELDARHGDADAARERATAGVPLRRYGTPDEFGRSAAFLLSPAASYLTGVMLSIDGGVRRGF; encoded by the coding sequence ATGGACTTCGGACTGAAGGACCGGGTGTACATAGTCACCGGCGGCACCCGCGGGCTGGGCATGGCCGCCGCGCGCGAGCTGGTGGCGGACGGCGCGCGGGTGGTCGTCAGCGGCCGCGACGAGAAGTCGGTCGCCGCCGCTCAGGCGGACCTCGGCGGCCCGGGGCAGGCAGTCGGCGTGGTAGCCGACAACGCCGACACCGACACTCCGGAGCGGCTGATCGCCGCGGCCCGCGACGCCTTCAAGCGCCTGGACGGAGTGCTCATCAGCGTCGGCGGGCCCCCGGCAGGCACCTCGGACACCATCGACGACGACCAGTGGCGCACCTCCTTCGAGTCGGTCTTCCTCGGCGCGGTGCGGCTCTCCCGTGCCGTCGCCGCCGAGCTGGGCGACGGAGGCGTCATCGGCTTCGTCCTCTCCAGCTCCGTGTACGAGCCCATTCCCGGCCTCGCGATCTCCAACGCCCTGCGGCCGGGCCTGGCCGGCTACGCGAAGAACCTCGCCAACGAGCTGGGCCCCAGAGGCATCCGCGTCGTCGGCCTCGTGCCCGCCCACATCGAGACCGACCGGGTACGCGAACTCGACGCACGGCACGGTGACGCCGACGCCGCCCGCGAACGCGCCACCGCCGGCGTCCCCCTGCGCCGCTACGGAACCCCGGACGAGTTCGGCCGCAGCGCCGCCTTCCTGCTCTCGCCCGCAGCGTCGTACCTCACGGGCGTGATGCTGTCGATCGACGGGGGTGTGCGCAGAGGCTTCTGA
- a CDS encoding TetR/AcrR family transcriptional regulator — translation MRREAGQRTRDGLLTAALELLAQRGQEGVTLREITDRAGANVAAVSYHFGSLKALCDSAIEHALERYLDAQIRALDSLGPTSTLQELASAFARPMVRALAAGGQELAVMRTVARVGIDPPEGWERLAGKFDQTRRDALRVLTANLPGVDEQELIFRTRCAAGLLNWLALAPIGTELAAVSAEQIERQLVPVVAGAFCGYAAVGR, via the coding sequence TTGCGTCGAGAGGCTGGTCAGCGCACGCGGGACGGCCTGCTGACGGCCGCTCTGGAGCTGCTCGCACAGCGAGGTCAGGAGGGTGTGACCCTCCGCGAGATCACAGATCGCGCCGGAGCCAATGTCGCCGCGGTGAGTTACCACTTCGGGTCACTGAAGGCGTTGTGCGACTCGGCGATCGAGCATGCGTTGGAACGGTATCTGGACGCGCAGATCCGGGCACTCGATTCCCTTGGCCCCACTTCGACGCTCCAGGAGTTGGCGTCAGCGTTTGCCCGGCCGATGGTGCGTGCGCTGGCGGCCGGTGGACAGGAGCTGGCTGTGATGCGGACCGTGGCGCGCGTCGGAATCGATCCGCCCGAGGGGTGGGAGCGGCTGGCCGGGAAGTTCGACCAGACTCGCCGGGATGCCCTCCGGGTGCTGACGGCGAACCTTCCCGGAGTCGACGAGCAGGAACTGATCTTCCGTACGCGGTGCGCGGCGGGCCTGCTGAACTGGCTCGCGCTGGCGCCCATCGGTACTGAGCTGGCCGCTGTGTCCGCCGAGCAGATCGAGCGGCAACTGGTCCCCGTTGTGGCCGGGGCGTTCTGCGGGTACGCCGCAGTAGGCCGCTGA